The following DNA comes from Methanosarcina vacuolata Z-761.
TCGGATGTTCTCCAGGAATTCAAAGGTATTCAGAATGTTATGCAAGCTTTTAGAGATGTAAAGTTCCCTGCAACAAGGAATCAACTCGTAGAGGAAGCTAAAAAACTTAATGCTCGTAGTGAAGTGATAAACATTCTCGAGTCTTGTTCAGACCGGGAATACACAAACTTTTCCGATGTCATCAAGGAATGTAAAGGTAAAGGTGAATTGGCAAAGCCGCGGTAAATACAATACCTTAATTTATGGATGAGCTCATCAAGGTGGTTCAATCCAGATTGAGATGTCTATGAGTTCATCCAAAACTAATTTTATTTCCAAATCCTGGCTGGTCTGGGAATAAGAAGTGCTTGTGAAAATAGTCTGGCTTACATAAAAGAACAGTCTGCTGGTAGCTTCCATAAAGTAAAATCTTAAAAAATTGATTGAAGGGATTCTGAGGTTCTCCCTTCGTGTTTTTCTTCACAGATTTTGTGCAAAGGACTCTCAGTGCTTTTTTATACTTAATCGTGTTGTGAAGTCAGCAGGGGAATGAGCTCGGGAAGCGTGAATTAAAGGGAAAATTCGGTTTACAAAATTCGGTTTACAAAATTCGGTTTACAAAAATCCGATCACATCTACAAGTTCCTGAAAACGATAAGTACTGAAATGCATGTATATTTTTTCCTTATGGTTGGCAACGTGCCTGTTTTTCAGATTTTCTCAATAACTCACGGACACGACCAATATTCTTAGGCGCCATATCCACAGGCCTTACTGAACTTTTGAACGCCGCCAGTTACAAGCCTATCCAAAAAAATACTTATCTGGCCCATATCAAAATCAAGTTTGTTTTTAAATCAAAAAAAATTCAGAAATATTTTAATGAGCCGAAGCTTTTTATTTCTCTATGATACGAGATGAAATGAAGCGATTTTAAGTTTTTAGATCAGCTCTATTTATATTCGGTTAAGATACAATCTATAAGAAATATGTTATTTTTATTTCCACTTCTGTAAACCTATAAATGTAAATCGAGATGCATAAAAATGTAAATCGAGATGCATAGATAATTGCAATAGTTATTTTGACTTTGGCATATTCCTTAACCAAATACAAATGGATAGAATTGAAATAACAACATAAGGGAGAAAGTATGTCATCAAAATTGATTGTTCCAGTAGAAACATTTATGTCAACTAAAGGAATAGAACGCTACGTATTTCTGGATAATGAATATTTTACCATCGCTTTTTATGCTTCTGGCTCAAAATCAGTTTCTTTCTCTAATTCTCATCCAATGTGTAAGGGCAGCTTCCATATTAATATCTTAAATGATGGTGGAAGTTTCTCCTGGACAATCGCTTATAAAAAACAAGTACTTATAAAGCACTTTGCCGAGATTAATCATTTACTGGGTAATTTATTGAATTCTGACTTAAATAATATGATGTCTACTCAATCAATAATCACCCATGATTATGCATTATCATATGGGTTTTATGACTGTGGGAGCAGGTCGATTGAGGTTCATTTGACCAACCATGATCGTTCCTATGTTTACCTCACCAAAAATTATTCAGAATGGATGAAAGACCTCTCCAGTGAAGAACCTAAGTTTTTGGAAAGACCATTAAACGTATTAGCTTTGCCTGGAGCTCATGATGCAGGAATGTTTGAAATCTTCAATCCCGGGTCCATACTTAAAAATAAAGATTTCTTAAATCGAATCCACTCACATTTTAAAGACTCTCTTATGAGTAAATCTATGAATTTTTCTGATATTACTGATTATCTTGAGCGAATCATAATTAACATAGCTTGTACGCAAAAAGATGATATTAACACCATGCTTGATCTGGGAATCAGGTATTTCGATTTTCGTCCGGGATATTGTTACGGATCTCTTAAGAGCATTCCAGAATTTAAGGGCAAAATTCTCCACCAGCATGGGTTTGTTCCAGGTTATTCTTACTATGGTTTCTTGTGCGACATATTAAAATGGCTCTCAGAGCATCCCAGTGAAATTGTTGTCGTTAATCTCAACTTCCAGGGCTTTGAAGAATCTTCGATGAAACCCAACGCTGACTACCTTATGAGGTTATTATCAGATTCTCAGGTGGCTACTAACACTCTTAATATAGCTATTGGGAATAAGACCGACTTAAGTGTGATGATTAAACAATTGCTAAATGAAAACAAGCGTTTGATTTTCCTGAACCAGATAGAAGCAAGCTCTAATACGCATAAGTATGAGGCATGTAAGTACGATTCCTATAATGACAATTATGCGACTACAAACGTGAAGAAAATTCTTACTGTATTGAACCAAATGCGTTTTTATCCGCCAGAAGGTCAAGATTACACGGTACTGCAACTTCAAGGTACTGCAACTGCAGATGTAATTGCATGCTCAACATCAGTACTTGATGCAATTGGCCCGTTTAGCAGTGATGCAATGTCTCCTTTGATGTCAACTAAAGCTGCTTTTGATTACTCAACATATCCCTGGATTATAAATAATGTGCCAGAGAAGTTTTCGCCTAACACTTTATTAGTATTCCTCAATGACTTTGTTGATAATGCACTTGTCAAGCACTCAATTGATATCACACTCAAGCGGATTTTAGCCTCGTGACTATAGGTACACCAAATCAACTTGGTGAATTCGAGTCCGAGCTAACTGCTTCCCTGTTTGGAGTTGTACCTGCTGTGTTAATTGGTGGAATTGGTTCAATAGTTATTGCAGTTCTATGGATGAAGCTGTTTCCAGAGCTTTTGCATGCAAGTAAATTGGGATATTCAACTGACTAATACTTCGTATTCCAAAATACGCTCACAAACCTGAAATTTTAAATAAATTCATTGGTCAATGATTTTTCAGGTTGTATCCGTGAGTTATTGATCAATTCCAAAAAAGAGAGTACATTCTCCACGTTTGAAAAAATAGAAATGTATCCTTTGCTTACGTTTTTCAATAACTCATACCCATTACTATTTTTCATTCAATAAAGTATTCATTTTGAAATCGATAAACTATTTTAAAATACATAAAAAGAGTTTTAGTGAGATCTCCTGTACGAACCGTTATCGTATAGTAATCGTTAGTGAGATCTCACATACTAATTGTTAGTGAGTTTTCATTTACCAATGCTTAATGCGTCTTTATGTACTCAATCATGCGCGGAGTCAGCAGAGGAATAAGCTCCGGAAGCATATTCGGCATCAAATTATCCATAGCCTTTGGCATAAGGTCAGGAAGCTGCTCTCTCATGTAGTCAGGCATAGGAACTTTCTTTTCTACAGCTTTGAGCATATCAGGCATGACTTTCGGCATAACCATCGGCATGAGCCTGGGCATCATAATCGGCATCATTGGTTTCATCATGGCATCCATGCCAGGCACATATTTGACCATCTTCATCATTGCCTGAAGTGGTGCTGGCATCGCTGCCATCATCTGGGGCATGAGTTCAACCATCAGGTTGGTCATATTCTCAGGCTGCATGAGGTCGATCATCTTTTCAAAGGGGACCCACGATTCTAGGGTATAGGAGGTTGAGTCAGGGATATTGTATCCAAGGCTTCTGCCCACAAGAGCTCCCAGATCCTGAGCCTGGATATTGAGGTTGCCTTCCTTTGCTGCTACACGGAACTGGAAAATACAGCAAGGGCAAAGCGCTGCAATAATATCGGCTTTAACATCAAGGGCTTCCTGGAGTCTCATATCTCCCAGTTTGTATGCAACCGGCGGTTCGGCTATAAGGCTTACAACCGAGCCACAGCAGTGGGCTCTTTCCCGGTTGTACTCAAGTTCCCTGAACTTTATTCCAGGTATAGCTTTGAGCAGTTCTCTGGGCGGTTCGTATATTTCGCCTCCTGCTCTCCCAAGGTGACAGGAATCATGCCACGCTACCACTTTATCTAGAGGCTGTTTAAACTTTGGCTTGAGGACATCGAGATGATCCACGAGCACTTCAGAGTAATGTTTTGCCTCAAGCCCATACTCGATACCCAGCTTTTTCGCCCACTGAGGATAGACCGTATGCCACATGAGCCAGCAGGCAGGGCAGGAAGTGATTACGGTTTTTACGCCCTTCTTTTTCATGTTTGAGACATTCATTCTCATTATTTTTTCAAAAACGTCCCATCTTCCGGCAACAAGCATAGGAATTCCGCAGCAGGCTTCCTTGTCTAAAAGACTTGTAAACTCTACTCCTGCATCATCAAGCATACGGACAGCCCCTATAGCAACGTCATTTTCAACAAAGGAGGCTGTACAGCCCGCAAAATAGGCGTATTCGGCTTTATCCTTAATCTTTGCCCTGATATCCTCTGGAACCCATTTATCACGGTCTTTTCTGTAGTTTGCCCAGATATTTCTTTCTTTTAAGAGGCTTGCTGCCATAATCTCAAAAGGCGGGAAGGTCATCTTCTTCTTTTCCTGGACAAGTTTTCCCCGCATGGTCATCCAGGCATGTTCGATTGGCATGTCAAGCTCGCAGCGGGAATCGCACATCTGGCAGGTAGTACAAGCAAGGAAAGTATTTGTCTGTCTCTGGTCAAGTTTTTCCCGGCCTGCCAGGTATTCCTTGATAAAAAACCATTTTCCACGAGGTGACTGCGACTCCCAGCCTCTGCCATAATATTGGTCGCACTCGCTCACGCAGTACCCGCACTGAGAACAGGAATAGGCAAGCTCTGCGACTTCTGCAGGGATCTCTTTCTCGTCTTTGAAAGAAACCTTGCCAATTCCGGACATGTTTCCGGCTATTCTGCCAAATGGTTCAAAGGCAGAGCCCATTGATACTGCAGTGTTCAGAAGCCCTTTTCCCTCCAGGGTTTCAGGGTTCATGATACCGTTAGGATCAATTTCTTTTCTCAGGGCCTCTATTTCAGCAATTCTTTCACCAAAGACACTTTTTCTCTTTGAAGCGAAGAAAAGCCCTGAAGAATAAGCCCTTCCACCATTTTCTTCTGCAATTTTCAAAATGCTCAGGGAAAGAGCAAAAGCTGTATTAAAGAGCACGGAGCGCTCCGAATGGCGCATGAAACAGAGTAAAACCACATACCCATCGCTTATAACCATGCCTTCGGTAAGCACAGGCAATTTTATTTTCTTCCCGATTTCTTCAAAAGCACTGTCCATTTTCTCAAGAGGCACCAGGACTTCTGCCGGGATAAACGAAGGACCCAACCTCTTTACTTTCATGGACTTGAACCATTCATCGGTCTCGTATTTTGCAATTTCTTCCGGAAGGATTGTCCCACCTGCACCTTCGATTGCTTCCCTCAGACCGGAGACGTCTCTTGAGGCAGGGTACATGAAAGTTGAAACGTAAGATACCGGCAACACTGGTCTGTCTTTATCCACTATTTCTTCATAGTGGAGTTTCCTGGGCGCTTTATTTTTCATATCCGCCCATTCGGGGTTCAGGAAGGAAATTGACCAGAGAGGGATATTTTTTCTTTTTATCTCTTCTACTGCCTTTTTCAGGGCTGAAGCGCTTGGGAAACTGACAGAAACAGCTTTTCTCTCTTCGAACTTCTGGACTTTCAGGGTTATCTCAGTAATAATCCCTATGGTTCCCATTGTCCCGATTAACTTTTTCAGTTCAGGGCCTGAAAACTCCCGGATCTCTCCTGTGGGAAGCACAACTCTGGCTTTTTCCATACTCTCGTGGCCCCAGCCAAACTCATAACTTCCATAACCGGCTCCGCTCTGGGACAACCATCCTCCAACTGTCGAAGAAGGAGCGCTTGAAGGAATTGCTTGTAATGAAAGCTCTTTTTCTTTTAGTTTCCTTTCCAGCTTTTCCCAGATTATACCACTCTGCACAACCGCTTTCTGCCCTTCGGTATCGATGCTTATGATATTATTCAGTGGTGTAACATCGGCAACGATCCCTCCTTTTGTTGGAATTACCCCTCCGTATCCTGAAGAGGCTCCCGCGCGGGGTACAACCGGAATCTTATGCCTGTTTGCGAATTTAAGTAGCTTTACTGCGTCTTCTTCGGTCCGGATTTTTACGACGGCTGCAGGGTTAGTATCCCCAATTACCTTCTTAACAAGTGGAGGTAAAGCTCCCATATCGTGGTTGTAATAGTGGCGTTCCCGTTTGTCAAGATTGACATATTCCCCAAAGAGTTCGGAGATTTCTTTTTTCTGAGCTTCTGAAAGTTCCGCTACGCGACTGGTCATGTTTTTTCTCCTAATCTAGCTAATTTGTAGACACTTTCCAGTATGCACATTTTGTCATGTTAAAGTCAAACTCCGGAAGTCTTTCCGGCTCCCCTATTTTTTACTATATAAGTGGTGATAATAATACTTATTATATTTGTCCAGGGTCATTCCGTTTTTTCTATTTATATCGTACCAATAAAATTAATCACCATAGAACTTCAAAATTGCAGGGCGTCTTTAGGGCAGACGTCCACACAGCGCCCACATTTGATACAGTCTGGGTTTGCAGCATCCTGAGTGATTTTGAGCTGCATGGGACAGACTTTTTCACATTTCTTACAGTTAATACATTTTTCCTTTTCGAGTTTAAGAGGATACTTTTTACCACCAAGCAGGCGTTGAGCTGTCCCCATAGGACAGAAGGAACACCAGGTTCTTGGGCTCAGGTAACTGCCCAGAAGGGTTGCGATTGCAGTTGTTACCAGGCACATCATTACAAACACCATGCCGATTTTCTCAAAAGTATTGAGGCTTCCAATAGTGTTTGATATCCTGTATCCCATAAAGCCCATTAGCAGGAAAAATATTGGCAGGCGGATCGACAGGGACCGCAGAGTGGGGGGTATCTTCTTTTTCCTTGAAATCTTGCTGACCCAGAAATCAACAAAACTTCCCCTGGGACAGAGATTTCCGCAGAACCACCGGCCTCTGAAAGGACTAATCAGAAAGAGCGCTGCAAAAACCAGTAGCAAGAAGTATCCGAGTACAGGATACCAGAGCCCTCCTATGGAAACGATAAGAACTATAATTCCCAGGTAGGGCGTTATTTTAAGCAAAGTGAATCAACCTCCGTTTTCCCATTTGTCAAGTTCCTGTCCGAGCCTTTCAGCCCAGGAATTCACCACGGTCATGATGATATTTTTTATTTTAGCCCTTGCGTTGACCTTATACTTGAAAATGTAGCCTCCTCCATCCAGATTCTGCTGCGACCTTTGCAGAATTTCTTTTTCGTGTAGTTTTTTGACGGAGCGCTGGATTGTGGAAATATCCAATTTCAAGACTTTTGAGAGAAACTCAGTGTCAACCCACTGCTCTTTCTCATTTAAAAAGTACTTCATAACCTTAAGGTCAGCCTTTGTAAGGTTAAGGGCGCACTTGATCACGTCTTCGATTTTGAACTCTTTACAGGCAAAGTCTATCATTTCAATCCCTCTAAAGCACTACAGTACTGTAATATTACCACAGCCGTATATATACGATACCAAGTACTGTATTGTACAGCCAAAAATGAGAAGTACTGTGATTTTTAACGTGTTTTTAACCTTGCTGCCTTGCAGAAAAATAAAAATAGTCTGCACATAAAAAGGAGAGTGCAATTAAAGCCTCTTCGGCGTGTCTTTATAAAATGAGATATTTGTCTAGGGACTTCGATATCTTATTCATTCGCGACATTTACGGAAACATTTTTATACTTCCTTATTTAATTTGCGAACTGCGGTTTAATGAGCAGATTAAACTTTAAGGCTTTCTTTTTCACAGGAAAACCCTATTCTCATAGTGTTCAGCTCATTAAAATCCACAAACACTCAATAAAAGACCGGCAGGTTTCTCCTTTTTCCCTGCCGGTTTCACACACCCGGTTCCAGAATATTCTGGTTCGGAGAAGTTGTATCCAGATTTAGTTTTTCTAGACCCCTTATTTCCCCTTATCCGATATCACTGTTCAAGCTTTATTATCTTAAATTATGTCTGTTTTGGATTCTGTTCGGATTCTATTCGTTCATAATTACATTCCAAAGGCTGTCTGTGTAATCGTGTTTTCGATTTCTTTTTTCAGTTCCTCCGGAATTCCCCTTATTCCTACGTCCAGGAACCCGCGTACAATCATGCCTACAGCTTCATCTTCGGTAAGGCCTCTGGCCATAAGATACTCTACCTGGTCTTTAGCAATTTTTCCAACTGCGGCTTCGTGAGTAAGTTCTATATCATCTACGTTTGCTTCAAGGATGGGGATTGCAAGCTGGCTTCCTTTATCGGTAAGGACAAGCCCTTTGCATTCAAGGTGCCCTTTTGCTCCCTTTGCATTGCCTATCATTTCTCCTCTTGCAATTATTCTTCCGCCGATTGTAATAGTCCTCGATATAAGCTCAGCCTTCGTGCCAGGCGCATTGAATATCGCCTTGCTTCCGAGATCCAGTTCAGAGCCTGGATGGGCAATGGCTATAGTATTTAACCTGGTTACTGCTCCTTCTCCCTCAAGTTTGACAGTTGGATACGTCTGGACAGAACGAACAGGTTTCAGGCAGATATAATTGCTTACGTAAGTTCCACCTTCTTCCACAGTAACTACCGTCCTTGGCCTGACTCCTATCTGCTCGGCCCAGTTGTGGATCATTGTGAAATTCAGAGTAGCGCCTTTTTTCACGTACATTTCGGAAATTCCCAGGTGCAGACCTTCTTCTACTCCCTTTTTAGCTGTGCAGCCTGTAATTATGTCAAGGCTGGCGCCTTCCTCGACGATTATGATATTATGTACGGTCTGATACGCCTTTTTACTGTTCAGCATAAGGCAAGTCTGGACAGGCATTGAGGATTTCTTGCCAGCAGGTACCCGGATAAAGTATCCGTCCGCATTTTCAAGGTAAGTTTTTGCGGTGTATTTGTCGGTGTCAACAGACACAAGTTTCCATGAGTAATCTTTAAGCCAGTCATATTTTTCCAGGGCTTTCTGGGTGGACATAAGTTCTACATTTTCATCTTTCAGGGAAGAATGCGATACTGCATTATCAAGCACCAGCAGACTGCCAGATCGGCCTTCTTCGCTAGGCACGACTCCTACCTGGAGCAGGGTTCTTTTGCTTTCTTCGTCAAGGGTCTGGAGGTCTTCTATAGGCTTGCTAATCCGGGAACCTTCCTCAAATTTTTCCAGCTCTATATCTTCTCCAAAAGCTGCCTTTTTCTCGACTGCGCTTTCAGCGCGCTTTTTCAGGTTCACTTCATCAGTCTGCATTTTATACACTCCTCATACCCTCTGCTCTTTATTTCTTCCAGCATTTTCAGGGGATTTCCTGAACACATAACCGTTCCATTGCAAAGGATGTACCCTCTATCTGCATTTACATAATCCAGAATCTGGCCGGTATGGGTAATTATAAGGGCAGATTTACCTTTCTTGCAGCCTTCCCCAGGACAGTTCAGTCCTTCTTCAAGTAGTTCCTTTATTGTTATCCCTACCTGTTCTATGCTTACGAGGTCCACTCCGGATTCCGGCTCGTCAAGCAGGTAAAGGCTTGGGTTCTGGGTTGCAAGCTGAAGAAGTTCTGAACGTTTGATTTCTCCTCCCGAAAAGCCCACATTCACATCTCTGTCCATAAAGCGCTTCATATCCAGATCCTCAACAAGGGCCTCCGGATTTTTAGTTCCTTTCGATAACACCTTTACAAGATCCCTCAATTTAATTCCGGACATATCTGGAGGGCGCTGCATCATAATTCCCAGGCCAAGGCGGGCTCGTTCATCTACCGGCATCCCGGTAATATCTTTTCCTTTAAACAGAATTCTGCCTTTTATAACTCTGTATTCGCTGAAGCCCATGATCGTTCTCATCAGAGCTGACTTTCCGGCTCCATTTGGCCCAAAAAGCACATTGGTATATCCTTTTTTGACTTCGAGGTTCACGTCATGAAGCAAAATTTTTCCGTTTACCTCTACAGTCAGATCCTCTATTTTTAGCATCAACATTTTCTCCCTTTATTTCATTTTTAATATGGTTCCCCTCTACTTTTGTTCATTTAAATGAAATAATACTTGAAAGTAAATTTATTTAAACTTCACTTTAAATGGCTGGAAAAACGTCAAGAGCCGGACAATTTCAGCATATTTTCCCACCTTCCGTTATTTCCCACCAAATCCTGTATTCTTTTTAGAGGACATTCTATTTCTAACTATAGATTCTTTATTAATTTTCTGTAACTTATATTCTTTAAAATTAAAATGTTAAAATCCAGAATTTTTATAAAATCTATTTCAAATACAGGGTTATAAAGTAAAATTTTTAGAATAGAAGTTTTTAATTTGTTTAGGATATCTGGCTTTGCAGAAATCGATCTAAATAGCTCTGACTGGATCTGAAAATGAATGTGTAAAAGTATATCAGGTAATTCAGTTTAAACAATTGAATATTCTTTATTTACTAGGATTTCTACATAACCGAATATTTTAATTTATTCCAGGTCCATGCGCAGACCGACTTCGATTTCGACAAATTCTGCTGGAAAAATCTCTTTTATTTTTTCTCTATGAGCGGTACAATGCCCTGCTGCTATGAGTTCCATCCCTCTCAGCCTTTCAAACTCCTTGCTATCGTGAAGCCCCCCAATAATTCCCTTTACTTTTCCGTAACGGTTGGCAGTATCCAGAATTGCGGCAAGCCCAGGGTGAGCACAGCCTGTAAGTACATAAGATCCGTTTCCCGTATCCAGAATAAGAGCCTGCTCCTTTACCTTGTCTCCAAGTTCCCCTGTACTCCTGATGCCACGAGAGATTTCTACAGGATCTTTTATTT
Coding sequences within:
- a CDS encoding MBL fold metallo-hydrolase, with amino-acid sequence MFRLTVIYDNKAGQGFTESWGFAALIETNREILLFDTGWDGPLLLEHMKRLNIDPAGIGKIILSHQHWDHIGGLPEVLQANPGLEVYVPASFSENLKREIKNRATLIEIKDPVEISRGIRSTGELGDKVKEQALILDTGNGSYVLTGCAHPGLAAILDTANRYGKVKGIIGGLHDSKEFERLRGMELIAAGHCTAHREKIKEIFPAEFVEIEVGLRMDLE
- a CDS encoding SufB/SufD family protein, giving the protein MQTDEVNLKKRAESAVEKKAAFGEDIELEKFEEGSRISKPIEDLQTLDEESKRTLLQVGVVPSEEGRSGSLLVLDNAVSHSSLKDENVELMSTQKALEKYDWLKDYSWKLVSVDTDKYTAKTYLENADGYFIRVPAGKKSSMPVQTCLMLNSKKAYQTVHNIIIVEEGASLDIITGCTAKKGVEEGLHLGISEMYVKKGATLNFTMIHNWAEQIGVRPRTVVTVEEGGTYVSNYICLKPVRSVQTYPTVKLEGEGAVTRLNTIAIAHPGSELDLGSKAIFNAPGTKAELISRTITIGGRIIARGEMIGNAKGAKGHLECKGLVLTDKGSQLAIPILEANVDDIELTHEAAVGKIAKDQVEYLMARGLTEDEAVGMIVRGFLDVGIRGIPEELKKEIENTITQTAFGM
- a CDS encoding FAD-binding and (Fe-S)-binding domain-containing protein, whose product is MTSRVAELSEAQKKEISELFGEYVNLDKRERHYYNHDMGALPPLVKKVIGDTNPAAVVKIRTEEDAVKLLKFANRHKIPVVPRAGASSGYGGVIPTKGGIVADVTPLNNIISIDTEGQKAVVQSGIIWEKLERKLKEKELSLQAIPSSAPSSTVGGWLSQSGAGYGSYEFGWGHESMEKARVVLPTGEIREFSGPELKKLIGTMGTIGIITEITLKVQKFEERKAVSVSFPSASALKKAVEEIKRKNIPLWSISFLNPEWADMKNKAPRKLHYEEIVDKDRPVLPVSYVSTFMYPASRDVSGLREAIEGAGGTILPEEIAKYETDEWFKSMKVKRLGPSFIPAEVLVPLEKMDSAFEEIGKKIKLPVLTEGMVISDGYVVLLCFMRHSERSVLFNTAFALSLSILKIAEENGGRAYSSGLFFASKRKSVFGERIAEIEALRKEIDPNGIMNPETLEGKGLLNTAVSMGSAFEPFGRIAGNMSGIGKVSFKDEKEIPAEVAELAYSCSQCGYCVSECDQYYGRGWESQSPRGKWFFIKEYLAGREKLDQRQTNTFLACTTCQMCDSRCELDMPIEHAWMTMRGKLVQEKKKMTFPPFEIMAASLLKERNIWANYRKDRDKWVPEDIRAKIKDKAEYAYFAGCTASFVENDVAIGAVRMLDDAGVEFTSLLDKEACCGIPMLVAGRWDVFEKIMRMNVSNMKKKGVKTVITSCPACWLMWHTVYPQWAKKLGIEYGLEAKHYSEVLVDHLDVLKPKFKQPLDKVVAWHDSCHLGRAGGEIYEPPRELLKAIPGIKFRELEYNRERAHCCGSVVSLIAEPPVAYKLGDMRLQEALDVKADIIAALCPCCIFQFRVAAKEGNLNIQAQDLGALVGRSLGYNIPDSTSYTLESWVPFEKMIDLMQPENMTNLMVELMPQMMAAMPAPLQAMMKMVKYVPGMDAMMKPMMPIMMPRLMPMVMPKVMPDMLKAVEKKVPMPDYMREQLPDLMPKAMDNLMPNMLPELIPLLTPRMIEYIKTH
- a CDS encoding 4Fe-4S binding protein, whose translation is MLKITPYLGIIVLIVSIGGLWYPVLGYFLLLVFAALFLISPFRGRWFCGNLCPRGSFVDFWVSKISRKKKIPPTLRSLSIRLPIFFLLMGFMGYRISNTIGSLNTFEKIGMVFVMMCLVTTAIATLLGSYLSPRTWCSFCPMGTAQRLLGGKKYPLKLEKEKCINCKKCEKVCPMQLKITQDAANPDCIKCGRCVDVCPKDALQF
- a CDS encoding ABC transporter ATP-binding protein, with the protein product MLKIEDLTVEVNGKILLHDVNLEVKKGYTNVLFGPNGAGKSALMRTIMGFSEYRVIKGRILFKGKDITGMPVDERARLGLGIMMQRPPDMSGIKLRDLVKVLSKGTKNPEALVEDLDMKRFMDRDVNVGFSGGEIKRSELLQLATQNPSLYLLDEPESGVDLVSIEQVGITIKELLEEGLNCPGEGCKKGKSALIITHTGQILDYVNADRGYILCNGTVMCSGNPLKMLEEIKSRGYEECIKCRLMK
- a CDS encoding TrmB family transcriptional regulator translates to MIDFACKEFKIEDVIKCALNLTKADLKVMKYFLNEKEQWVDTEFLSKVLKLDISTIQRSVKKLHEKEILQRSQQNLDGGGYIFKYKVNARAKIKNIIMTVVNSWAERLGQELDKWENGG
- a CDS encoding PI-PLC domain-containing protein, encoding MSSKLIVPVETFMSTKGIERYVFLDNEYFTIAFYASGSKSVSFSNSHPMCKGSFHINILNDGGSFSWTIAYKKQVLIKHFAEINHLLGNLLNSDLNNMMSTQSIITHDYALSYGFYDCGSRSIEVHLTNHDRSYVYLTKNYSEWMKDLSSEEPKFLERPLNVLALPGAHDAGMFEIFNPGSILKNKDFLNRIHSHFKDSLMSKSMNFSDITDYLERIIINIACTQKDDINTMLDLGIRYFDFRPGYCYGSLKSIPEFKGKILHQHGFVPGYSYYGFLCDILKWLSEHPSEIVVVNLNFQGFEESSMKPNADYLMRLLSDSQVATNTLNIAIGNKTDLSVMIKQLLNENKRLIFLNQIEASSNTHKYEACKYDSYNDNYATTNVKKILTVLNQMRFYPPEGQDYTVLQLQGTATADVIACSTSVLDAIGPFSSDAMSPLMSTKAAFDYSTYPWIINNVPEKFSPNTLLVFLNDFVDNALVKHSIDITLKRILAS